DNA from Planctomycetota bacterium:
CGGCGGGCATCGGATCACGCGAACGTCATCAGATTCCTCATGTCCTGCGGCCCGAGCTCGATCGCCCGGGCGGCCCCCTCCCAGGGGGGCAGCGGTTCGGAGGTGAGCCGCAGGAGGAAATAGACTTCGTCGGTCCCGGGAGGTTCGTCCCTCACGAGGTCGGTCAGGCGAAGGACGCGGGAGGGCTTGAGGGTGGCGAGAGCGTGGAGCAGATCCTCGAGCGCTCCGGGGCGCGGTTCGAGAAGGAGCGTGAACGGTTCCGGGCCGCAGGCGCGGAACCGCACGCGGTAGCGCTCGGCGAGGAGCGCGTCGGCGAGGGTGGCGGCGAAGGACACGGCCCGTTCGAGCCGGCCGCGTCGGCGGGGATCCTGCGCGTCGGGCAGGAAGGTTTCCAGCAGGATCGCCGCGTCGCGCGTCTGGACGTCTTCGTATTCGCGCACGAGAAGGGCGCGCGGGAGGCGGGCGGAGCGTTTCCAGTCGATGTGCCGAGGACTGTCGCCGGGGCGGTATTCGCGCAGGCCGGCGAAGTCCTCGTTTCCCCGGCGGGCCGCCGCGGGGGTCGCGGTCACGGACGAGAGGCGCGCGAAGAGGCGGCTGGCGGGGCGGCGATGGAGGACGCCGAGGCGCGGATAGACGAGAATCGCGTCCTCGAGGGGGACGACTTTCCGGCAGGTGAAAAGGCCCGGCGGGAATTCGGAGACGACGGTGAGCGGTCCGAGACGCGCCCAGCCGCGTTCGGCGATGGAGAGGCTGTAGGCCGCGGAGGCCGAAGCGCCGGGAGACATGGCGGGGAGCCAGACGGGCGGCGGGGGAGCGCCGGCGGGGCGTCCTTCGTGCGACAGGCGGTCTTCGAGGCGCAGGCCGGCGGCGGGCCAGAAGCGGCGCGCGTTG
Protein-coding regions in this window:
- a CDS encoding DUF58 domain-containing protein; translated protein: MTSAPAGPPDRPPRRGRPRRRRSSFRINGRGWVYLVLAASVAFAAAFKDNNLLFAVFSLLMGLFAACGWLTWIGARGLEISRALPESVHAGDLFLVGLRIRNARRFWPAAGLRLEDRLSHEGRPAGAPPPPVWLPAMSPGASASAAYSLSIAERGWARLGPLTVVSEFPPGLFTCRKVVPLEDAILVYPRLGVLHRRPASRLFARLSSVTATPAAARRGNEDFAGLREYRPGDSPRHIDWKRSARLPRALLVREYEDVQTRDAAILLETFLPDAQDPRRRGRLERAVSFAATLADALLAERYRVRFRACGPEPFTLLLEPRPGALEDLLHALATLKPSRVLRLTDLVRDEPPGTDEVYFLLRLTSEPLPPWEGAARAIELGPQDMRNLMTFA